One region of Streptomyces sp. NBC_00442 genomic DNA includes:
- a CDS encoding adenosylmethionine--8-amino-7-oxononanoate transaminase, with product MPEHSPAQLLDLDRRHVWHPYGPMPGRQEQLLVESASGVRLKLAEPAYGQRELIDGMASWWSAVHGYNHPVLNEAVRGQLDRMSHVMFGGLTHEPAVRLAARLVEITPGPLQHVFLSDSGSVSVEVAVKMCLQYWRSVGRPRKQRLFTWRGGYHGDTWQPMSVCDPEGGMHELWQGALPKQVFVDAPPAGFDQAYARELREAIARHADEVAAVIVEPVVQGAGGMRFHPPEYLRVLREACDEHGVLLVFDEIASGFGRTGALFAADHAGVSPDVMCVGKALTGGYLSMAATLCTSRVADGISSGEVPVLAHGPTFMGNPLAAAVALASIDLLLGQDWRGEVERIEAGLLDGLGAARSIEGVRDVRVLGAIGVVQLDHDVDMKAATAAAVREGVWLRPFRDLIYTMPPYVTDDDDLARICRAVCAAAREG from the coding sequence ATGCCTGAGCACTCCCCCGCACAGCTGCTCGACCTCGACCGCCGGCACGTCTGGCATCCCTACGGTCCGATGCCGGGCCGTCAGGAGCAGCTCCTGGTGGAATCGGCGTCTGGCGTACGGCTCAAGCTCGCCGAACCGGCGTACGGGCAGCGCGAGTTGATCGACGGCATGGCGTCCTGGTGGTCGGCCGTGCACGGCTACAACCACCCGGTGCTCAACGAGGCGGTGCGCGGCCAGCTGGACCGGATGAGCCACGTCATGTTCGGCGGGCTCACGCATGAGCCCGCCGTCCGGCTCGCCGCCCGGCTCGTCGAGATCACCCCCGGGCCGCTCCAGCACGTCTTCCTCAGCGACTCGGGGTCGGTCTCCGTCGAGGTCGCCGTGAAGATGTGCCTGCAGTACTGGCGCTCGGTCGGGCGGCCGCGCAAGCAGCGCCTGTTCACCTGGCGCGGCGGCTACCACGGCGACACCTGGCAGCCGATGTCGGTGTGCGACCCCGAGGGCGGGATGCACGAGCTGTGGCAGGGCGCACTGCCCAAGCAGGTGTTCGTGGACGCCCCTCCGGCCGGCTTCGATCAGGCGTACGCGCGGGAGCTGCGCGAGGCGATCGCGCGCCATGCCGACGAGGTGGCCGCGGTGATCGTGGAACCGGTGGTGCAGGGCGCCGGCGGCATGCGCTTTCACCCGCCGGAGTACCTGCGGGTACTGCGCGAGGCCTGCGACGAGCACGGCGTGCTGCTCGTGTTCGACGAGATCGCCTCCGGCTTCGGCCGCACGGGTGCGCTGTTCGCGGCGGACCATGCGGGCGTCTCACCGGACGTGATGTGCGTCGGCAAGGCACTGACCGGCGGCTATCTGTCGATGGCGGCGACGCTGTGCACGAGCCGGGTGGCCGACGGCATCTCGTCCGGGGAGGTCCCGGTGCTCGCCCACGGCCCGACGTTCATGGGCAATCCGCTGGCGGCGGCGGTGGCGCTCGCCTCGATCGACCTGCTGCTCGGCCAGGACTGGCGGGGCGAGGTCGAGCGGATCGAGGCCGGTCTGCTCGACGGCCTCGGCGCGGCCCGCTCCATCGAGGGCGTGCGCGATGTGCGGGTGCTCGGCGCCATCGGCGTGGTCCAGCTGGATCACGACGTGGACATGAAGGCGGCGACCGCCGCGGCCGTGCGCGAGGGCGTGTGGCTGCGGCCGTTCCGGGACCTGATCTACACGATGCCGCCCTATGTGACGGACGACGACGATCTGGCGCGTATCTGCCGTGCGGTGTGCGCGGCGGCGCGGGAGGGCTGA
- a CDS encoding GNAT family N-acetyltransferase produces MDDLRIRAAGPGDLDAVLAFWKVAAEGTSISDDRAGIEALVARDPDALILAEEGGGPVGTVIAGFDGWRCHLYRLAVHPDHRRRGIGGALLSAAEARFVALGGRRADAMVLVRNELARHAWAAAGYEPQEHWRRWVKPLG; encoded by the coding sequence ATGGACGATCTGCGTATCCGGGCCGCGGGGCCCGGTGATCTGGACGCGGTGCTGGCCTTCTGGAAGGTCGCCGCCGAGGGCACCAGCATCAGTGACGACCGGGCGGGCATCGAGGCCCTCGTCGCCCGCGACCCCGATGCGTTGATCCTGGCGGAGGAGGGCGGGGGCCCGGTCGGCACGGTGATCGCGGGGTTCGACGGGTGGCGCTGTCATCTCTACCGTCTCGCCGTCCATCCCGATCACCGCCGCAGAGGCATCGGCGGCGCGCTCCTGTCGGCGGCCGAGGCCCGTTTCGTCGCACTGGGCGGGCGCCGGGCGGACGCCATGGTGCTGGTCCGCAACGAGCTCGCGCGGCATGCCTGGGCGGCGGCGGGGTACGAGCCGCAGGAACACTGGCGGCGCTGGGTGAAGCCCCTGGGCTGA
- a CDS encoding hemolysin family protein has product MTEVLLLLAAVLLSLVCAVFVAAEFSLTTAERSDLERAVERGERGAASALKAVRSLTFQLSGAQLGITVTGLVIGMIAKPSIAKLLTGPLESVGLSASAASSVALVLGMVISTVFLMVVGELVPKNWAISSPLAVAKVVSAPQRAFSAAFRPLISHLNTSANHLVRRFGLEPAEELASARSPQELVALARHSAKEGALEADTAELFVRTLNLAELNAENVMTPRVQVTALDIQATAEDVANATRATGLSRFPVYRGSLDSIVGIAHIKDVLAVPAERRRLHPVSALLREPLLVPETLTVDRLLDQLYGKRTMAVVIDEYGGTAGVVTLEDIVEEVVGEVRDEHDPHETPDLAPAGQDADGRTLYSADGAARDDQLATIGLRVPDGPYETLAGLVATELGRIPKLGDRVELAGWRMDVVDATGRRAARVLLHAPLHTDDEDEEAAR; this is encoded by the coding sequence ATGACCGAAGTGCTCCTGCTCCTCGCGGCCGTGCTGCTCTCGCTGGTGTGCGCGGTCTTCGTGGCGGCCGAGTTCTCCCTCACGACCGCCGAGCGCAGCGATCTGGAACGCGCCGTCGAGCGCGGCGAACGCGGGGCCGCGAGCGCCCTCAAGGCCGTACGAAGCCTCACCTTCCAGTTGTCCGGCGCCCAGCTCGGCATCACCGTCACCGGGCTCGTCATCGGCATGATCGCCAAACCGTCGATCGCCAAGCTCCTCACCGGGCCGCTGGAATCGGTCGGCCTGTCCGCGTCGGCCGCGAGCTCGGTGGCCCTCGTGCTCGGCATGGTGATCTCCACGGTGTTCCTGATGGTCGTCGGCGAGCTCGTCCCCAAGAACTGGGCCATCTCCTCGCCGCTGGCCGTCGCCAAGGTCGTCTCGGCCCCGCAGCGCGCGTTCAGCGCCGCCTTCCGGCCGCTGATCAGCCACCTCAACACCTCGGCCAACCATCTGGTGCGCCGGTTCGGCCTGGAACCCGCCGAGGAGCTGGCCTCCGCCCGCAGCCCGCAGGAGCTGGTCGCCCTGGCCCGGCACTCGGCCAAGGAGGGCGCCCTCGAAGCGGACACCGCCGAACTGTTCGTCCGCACCCTCAACCTCGCCGAGCTCAACGCCGAGAACGTGATGACCCCGCGCGTGCAGGTCACCGCGCTCGACATCCAGGCCACCGCGGAGGACGTCGCCAACGCCACCCGCGCCACCGGCCTGTCCCGCTTCCCCGTCTACCGGGGCAGCCTCGACTCGATCGTGGGCATAGCCCACATCAAGGACGTCCTGGCCGTCCCCGCCGAGCGCCGGCGCCTGCATCCGGTGTCCGCTCTGCTGCGCGAGCCGCTGCTCGTCCCCGAGACGCTCACCGTGGACCGACTCCTGGACCAGCTCTACGGCAAGCGGACCATGGCCGTCGTCATCGACGAGTACGGCGGCACCGCGGGGGTCGTGACCCTTGAGGACATCGTGGAGGAGGTCGTCGGCGAGGTCCGCGACGAGCACGATCCGCACGAGACCCCCGACCTCGCCCCCGCGGGACAGGACGCCGACGGCCGCACCCTGTACTCCGCGGACGGCGCCGCCCGCGACGACCAGCTCGCCACCATCGGACTGCGCGTCCCGGACGGCCCGTACGAAACCCTCGCCGGCCTCGTCGCGACCGAACTCGGCCGGATTCCGAAACTCGGCGACCGTGTGGAACTGGCGGGCTGGCGCATGGACGTGGTCGACGCGACCGGCCGGCGCGCGGCACGCGTCCTGCTGCACGCGCCGCTGCACACCGATGACGAGGACGAGGAGGCCGCCCGATGA
- a CDS encoding holin, whose protein sequence is MLFTAAFWKATAERAVRTFAQALAAVLTAGATSLLDVHWTAAFATAGMAAVLAVLMAVGSAGLGAPGPGLTETTNPERPAGPLPVSGG, encoded by the coding sequence ATGTTGTTCACCGCGGCCTTCTGGAAGGCCACAGCCGAGCGTGCCGTCCGTACCTTCGCCCAGGCGCTCGCCGCCGTCCTGACGGCCGGGGCGACCAGTCTGCTCGACGTCCACTGGACCGCCGCGTTCGCGACCGCGGGGATGGCCGCGGTGCTCGCCGTCCTCATGGCCGTCGGATCGGCGGGCCTCGGGGCGCCCGGCCCCGGCCTGACCGAGACCACGAACCCGGAGCGCCCCGCCGGCCCCCTGCCGGTGAGCGGCGGTTAG
- a CDS encoding VOC family protein, with the protein MAVLRARLGQLVVDCADPGRLARFWAALLGGRPVVRDSSWAHVDPPGTPRLAFQKVPGTKAAKNRLHLDIAVEDVGRARAAAVRRGAHPVGATVTDAQGTFQVMRDPEDNEFCFVESADG; encoded by the coding sequence ATGGCTGTGTTACGGGCCCGCCTCGGGCAGCTCGTCGTGGACTGCGCCGACCCGGGGCGGCTCGCGCGGTTCTGGGCGGCGCTGCTCGGCGGGCGCCCGGTGGTCCGCGACTCGTCGTGGGCCCATGTCGACCCGCCGGGCACGCCACGTCTCGCGTTCCAGAAGGTGCCCGGGACGAAGGCGGCCAAGAACCGGCTGCATCTCGACATCGCGGTCGAGGACGTGGGCCGGGCGCGGGCCGCGGCCGTGCGGCGCGGGGCGCACCCGGTGGGTGCGACGGTGACCGACGCGCAGGGCACCTTCCAGGTGATGCGCGATCCGGAGGACAACGAGTTCTGCTTCGTGGAGTCCGCCGACGGGTGA
- a CDS encoding SGNH/GDSL hydrolase family protein: MEMNASYTSFAALGDSFTEGMSDRLPDGTYRGWADLLAARLAARTPGFRYANLAVRGKLIGQIVEEQVPAGVALRPDVITLVGGLNDTLRPKCDMGRVRALLTDAVEQLAPACKQLVLMRSPARNGPVQERFRPRMEELFAHVDELAERHGALVVDLYGAPVLGDQRMWDVDRLHLTAEGHRRVAEAVWQTLGLDAEDDWRAALPPAVRPRWIASRGADLRFAREHLVPWIGRRLTGRSSGDGRSGAHFSAAQGRAFWVTPTEGSAGPVHDWSRVED, translated from the coding sequence ATGGAGATGAATGCCTCATACACCAGCTTTGCCGCGCTCGGGGACTCCTTCACGGAGGGCATGTCCGACCGGCTTCCCGACGGGACCTACCGCGGCTGGGCCGACCTGCTCGCCGCGCGTCTCGCGGCCCGCACACCCGGCTTCCGCTACGCCAACCTCGCCGTGCGCGGCAAGCTCATCGGGCAGATCGTCGAGGAGCAGGTGCCCGCTGGGGTGGCACTGCGCCCGGATGTCATCACCCTGGTCGGCGGCCTGAACGACACCCTGCGCCCCAAGTGCGACATGGGCCGGGTGCGCGCCCTCCTGACGGACGCGGTGGAACAGCTCGCACCCGCGTGCAAGCAGCTGGTACTGATGCGCAGTCCGGCCCGCAACGGTCCCGTCCAGGAACGCTTCCGTCCGCGCATGGAAGAACTCTTCGCACACGTCGACGAACTCGCCGAGCGCCACGGCGCGTTGGTCGTCGACCTGTACGGCGCCCCGGTCCTTGGCGATCAGCGGATGTGGGACGTCGACCGGCTGCACCTGACGGCGGAGGGGCACCGCAGGGTGGCCGAAGCGGTCTGGCAGACCCTGGGCCTCGACGCCGAGGACGACTGGCGCGCGGCCCTGCCCCCGGCCGTCCGGCCCCGATGGATCGCGAGCCGCGGCGCCGACCTGCGCTTCGCGCGGGAACACCTGGTGCCGTGGATAGGGCGCCGGCTCACCGGGCGCTCCTCCGGCGACGGCCGCAGCGGGGCCCACTTCAGCGCCGCGCAGGGCCGGGCGTTCTGGGTCACTCCGACGGAGGGCTCGGCCGGCCCGGTGCACGACTGGAGCCGGGTCGAGGACTGA
- a CDS encoding DNA-binding protein produces the protein MEEFLPPKQVADEYPVLGTAAALAERRWRGEGPAYIKTGKGRGGRVFYRRSDIEQFLSDCTITPRRAA, from the coding sequence ATGGAGGAGTTCCTGCCCCCGAAGCAGGTGGCCGACGAGTACCCCGTGCTCGGCACAGCCGCCGCGCTAGCAGAGCGCCGGTGGCGCGGTGAAGGCCCCGCTTACATCAAGACCGGCAAGGGGCGTGGGGGCCGCGTCTTCTACCGGCGAAGTGACATCGAACAGTTCCTCAGCGACTGCACCATCACCCCCAGGAGGGCGGCGTGA
- a CDS encoding GNAT family N-acetyltransferase, which translates to MHNASVRTESPAHPLDNPAYASLTGPHARFAERRGRVLRYRTDVSPWLGLPAEPDAADWADLAALAGPGTEVELPGVRAPLPEGWEVTFDLAGVQLVGEAVRARPDEEAVLLGAADVPDMLALVERTRPGPFLPRTVELGTYLGIRRDGRLIAMAGERLHPPGWTEISAVCTDDAFRGQGLGSRLVRAVAAGIAERGETPFLHTAAGNTGAIRLYESLGFRHRRTTRFVAARVPEPSPAR; encoded by the coding sequence ATGCACAACGCGTCCGTCCGCACCGAGAGCCCGGCGCACCCGCTGGACAACCCCGCGTACGCCTCGCTGACCGGGCCGCACGCCCGGTTCGCCGAACGGCGGGGCAGGGTGCTGCGGTACCGGACCGATGTATCGCCCTGGCTCGGGCTGCCCGCGGAACCGGACGCCGCCGACTGGGCGGACCTGGCGGCGCTCGCCGGCCCCGGCACGGAAGTGGAACTCCCCGGGGTCCGTGCCCCGCTGCCCGAGGGCTGGGAGGTCACCTTCGACCTGGCGGGCGTCCAGCTCGTCGGAGAGGCGGTGCGGGCCCGGCCCGACGAGGAGGCAGTCCTGCTCGGCGCCGCCGATGTTCCCGACATGCTGGCGCTCGTGGAGCGCACCCGGCCGGGGCCGTTCCTGCCCCGCACCGTGGAGCTCGGCACCTACCTGGGCATCCGGCGCGACGGGCGGCTGATCGCGATGGCGGGCGAACGCCTGCATCCGCCGGGGTGGACCGAGATCAGCGCCGTCTGCACCGACGACGCCTTCCGCGGGCAGGGCCTCGGCTCCCGTCTGGTCCGTGCGGTCGCCGCTGGCATCGCGGAGCGTGGCGAGACGCCGTTCCTGCACACCGCCGCCGGCAACACCGGCGCGATCAGGTTGTACGAGTCCCTGGGCTTCCGGCACCGACGCACGACACGGTTCGTGGCCGCACGCGTGCCGGAACCGAGCCCGGCCCGCTGA
- the def gene encoding peptide deformylase gives MPSPALNDLVDELLSAPGVLPIVSAGDPVLRRPAEPVDDRLDRARLARLIEAMRATMHAAPGVGLAAPQVGLPLRLAVIEDAAEVSEEVRLVRGRVPQPFRVLVNPSYEPVGSGRAAFFEGCLSVPGWGAVVARHETVRLRALDEHGRALDEVFTGWPARIVQHETDHVNGTLYLDRAEPRSLSSREAMSERWNQPTPAAAAEALGFELS, from the coding sequence ATGCCGTCCCCCGCGCTCAACGACCTTGTCGACGAACTCCTCTCCGCCCCCGGCGTCCTCCCGATCGTCTCGGCCGGAGACCCCGTGCTGCGGCGGCCCGCCGAGCCGGTGGACGACCGTCTCGACCGGGCGCGGCTCGCCCGCCTGATCGAGGCGATGCGCGCGACGATGCACGCCGCACCAGGGGTCGGCCTCGCCGCACCGCAGGTGGGCCTGCCGCTGCGACTCGCCGTCATCGAGGACGCGGCGGAGGTGTCCGAGGAGGTCAGGCTCGTCCGCGGCCGTGTCCCGCAGCCGTTCCGCGTCCTGGTCAATCCGTCGTACGAGCCCGTCGGATCCGGCCGGGCCGCGTTCTTCGAGGGCTGTCTGAGCGTGCCCGGCTGGGGCGCGGTGGTCGCCCGGCACGAGACCGTACGCCTGCGCGCGCTCGACGAGCACGGCCGCGCCCTGGACGAGGTGTTCACCGGCTGGCCCGCCCGGATCGTGCAGCACGAGACCGACCATGTGAACGGCACGTTGTATCTGGACCGAGCCGAGCCGCGTTCGCTCTCCTCGCGCGAGGCGATGTCCGAGCGCTGGAACCAGCCCACGCCCGCCGCGGCCGCCGAGGCACTGGGCTTCGAACTCTCGTAG
- a CDS encoding helix-turn-helix domain-containing protein, with protein sequence MAEQQRGRRAIEVGPTGQTVAANIARLRERRGLTTRQLSATLERAGRAIPASGITRMEKAERVVTADELVALAAAFGVSPSALLLPLSSRAVDQIEVTGGGTVSADTAWAWADGERPLHLSEGNERKELVEHELFGRPQWLYKRSPEHLKAKRELFERMAEWGAVDLDVVKGLDPAPWQHKKPSDG encoded by the coding sequence ATGGCAGAGCAGCAGCGCGGACGACGCGCCATCGAAGTTGGCCCCACTGGTCAGACGGTCGCAGCGAACATCGCTCGACTGCGTGAGCGCCGAGGGCTGACCACCCGACAGCTGTCCGCCACATTGGAACGAGCGGGGCGGGCCATCCCGGCTTCGGGGATCACTCGCATGGAGAAGGCGGAGCGCGTCGTCACAGCTGACGAGCTAGTCGCCTTGGCTGCTGCCTTCGGTGTCTCGCCATCTGCGCTGCTCCTTCCGCTCTCATCCCGGGCGGTAGACCAGATCGAGGTCACCGGCGGGGGGACCGTGTCAGCTGACACGGCATGGGCGTGGGCGGACGGCGAACGCCCCCTTCACCTCTCGGAGGGCAACGAGCGAAAGGAGCTGGTCGAGCATGAGCTGTTCGGTCGCCCGCAGTGGCTGTACAAGCGCAGCCCTGAACACCTGAAGGCCAAGCGCGAACTCTTCGAGCGCATGGCGGAATGGGGGGCCGTCGACTTGGACGTCGTCAAGGGCCTAGACCCCGCCCCCTGGCAGCACAAGAAGCCAAGCGATGGCTGA
- the bioD gene encoding dethiobiotin synthase gives MTILVVSGTGTEIGKTITTAAIAALALAGGRSVAVLKPAQTGVAPGEPGDVAEVRRLAGDAVTGAELARFPEPLAPGTAARRAGMTPVGPEEVAEAAAKLATGHDLVLVEGAGGLLVRFDEEGGTLADAARILGAPVVVVTPAGLGTLNSTALTGEALRARGIEFAGVVVGSWPAEPDLASRCNLVDLPQSAGAPLLGTVPEGAGRLAPTDFRTRAARWLAPALGGVWSS, from the coding sequence ATGACGATTCTGGTCGTGAGCGGTACGGGGACCGAGATCGGCAAGACCATCACCACGGCGGCGATCGCCGCCCTGGCGCTCGCCGGCGGCCGTTCGGTGGCGGTGCTCAAACCCGCCCAGACGGGGGTCGCGCCGGGCGAGCCGGGTGACGTGGCCGAGGTGAGGCGGCTCGCGGGTGACGCGGTGACCGGGGCCGAACTGGCCCGGTTCCCGGAGCCGTTGGCGCCGGGCACCGCGGCGCGTCGGGCGGGCATGACCCCCGTCGGTCCCGAGGAGGTCGCCGAGGCGGCGGCGAAGCTGGCCACCGGGCACGACCTGGTTCTGGTCGAGGGCGCGGGCGGTCTCCTGGTCCGCTTCGACGAGGAGGGCGGCACCCTCGCGGACGCCGCCCGGATCCTCGGCGCGCCCGTCGTGGTGGTGACGCCCGCCGGACTGGGCACACTCAACTCGACGGCCCTGACCGGCGAGGCCCTGCGGGCCCGGGGCATCGAGTTCGCCGGGGTCGTCGTGGGCAGCTGGCCCGCAGAGCCCGATCTGGCCTCTCGCTGCAACCTGGTGGACCTGCCCCAATCGGCCGGTGCACCCTTGCTCGGCACCGTACCCGAGGGCGCCGGACGGCTGGCGCCCACCGACTTCCGTACCCGGGCGGCCCGTTGGCTCGCCCCCGCGCTCGGCGGCGTTTGGAGTAGCTGA
- a CDS encoding site-specific integrase, which produces MAEPKRIVLRDGKVRYRVVVDAGQDENGKRVQLTITRDTKTAAKDERDRILHQRAAGTFIAPSKITLGEWLEQWLEYKRRDVEETTIRTYRLALVHVFDRLGHIRLQELTEDHIQDFLDEVVATGRRRGGEPGTRLAVSTVEGILTRLREALGRAVVRKLIATSPAQYVRVALVDKKTDKRERAKVKPWAVDEVQTFVRGMEGDRLYAPLLLSLMGLRPAEVCGQRWTDVNLVDGVLGITTTRTMVGNHKVLEKDTKTASGERALPLPRGPWEALRDFRDRQANERELAGEAYTVTGYVLVDELGMPINTRQLREYAYQLMAHLGLRRVRLYDARHSVLKALALSGVPDVVLAAWAGHTNAGFTKRKYVSIEAEDMRGAAVALDAFHGGSQKALA; this is translated from the coding sequence ATGGCTGAGCCGAAGCGGATCGTCCTGCGGGATGGCAAGGTCCGCTACCGGGTGGTCGTCGACGCGGGCCAGGATGAGAACGGCAAGCGCGTCCAGCTGACGATTACGCGGGACACGAAGACGGCGGCCAAGGATGAGCGGGACCGGATCCTGCATCAGCGGGCCGCTGGCACGTTCATCGCCCCCAGCAAGATCACGTTGGGTGAGTGGCTGGAGCAGTGGCTGGAGTACAAGCGGCGCGACGTCGAAGAGACGACGATCCGCACCTACCGCCTGGCCCTGGTCCACGTCTTTGATCGGCTCGGCCACATCCGGTTGCAGGAGCTGACCGAGGACCACATTCAGGACTTCCTTGATGAGGTCGTCGCCACCGGTCGGCGCCGCGGCGGTGAGCCTGGTACGCGCCTCGCGGTGTCCACGGTCGAGGGCATCCTGACCCGCCTGCGGGAAGCCTTGGGGCGGGCGGTGGTCCGCAAGCTGATCGCCACCAGCCCGGCGCAGTACGTGCGGGTCGCGCTCGTCGACAAGAAGACCGACAAGCGGGAGCGGGCCAAAGTCAAGCCGTGGGCGGTGGACGAGGTGCAGACGTTCGTCCGCGGCATGGAGGGTGACCGGCTGTACGCCCCACTGTTGTTGTCCTTGATGGGTCTGCGGCCGGCTGAGGTCTGCGGCCAACGGTGGACCGATGTGAATCTGGTCGACGGGGTCCTGGGCATCACCACTACCAGGACGATGGTTGGCAACCACAAGGTCTTGGAGAAGGACACCAAGACGGCATCCGGGGAAAGGGCCTTGCCCTTGCCGCGCGGGCCCTGGGAGGCGCTGCGGGACTTCCGTGACCGGCAGGCCAATGAGCGGGAGCTCGCGGGGGAGGCGTATACCGTGACGGGCTACGTTCTCGTCGATGAGCTGGGGATGCCCATCAACACGCGGCAGCTGCGGGAGTACGCCTATCAGCTCATGGCTCATCTGGGTCTACGGCGGGTCCGGCTGTACGACGCTCGGCACTCCGTCCTTAAGGCGCTGGCGCTGAGCGGTGTCCCCGATGTGGTCCTCGCGGCGTGGGCGGGCCACACGAACGCCGGTTTCACGAAGCGGAAGTACGTGTCCATCGAAGCTGAGGACATGAGGGGCGCGGCCGTGGCCCTCGATGCCTTCCATGGCGGTAGCCAAAAAGCCCTCGCGTGA
- a CDS encoding hemolysin family protein: MTAIQILIGLATLVVNAFFVGAEFALISVRRSQIEPLAEDGNRRARSVIWGLEHVSALMAAAQLGITLCTLVLGVVAEPAIAHLVEPVFDAVGVPTGLIHPVSFVLALAIATYLHMLLGEMVPKNVALAEPARTALLLGPPLVTLARALRPAIFAINAFANAILKLLKVEAKSEVAATFSDDELARLVTDAGAAGLLDDRAAGRLRDALELGRRPVRDVVVPLDKVVRAAVGTTPAELERLAASSGYSRFPVVDDGSRILGYLHVKDALDASPRDVAFPVAALRPIARVRAATPLDDVLTAMRRSRTHLAAALGEDGKLAGLVTMEDVLRELVGPPAAA, from the coding sequence ATGACCGCGATCCAGATTCTCATCGGCCTGGCCACCCTGGTCGTCAACGCCTTCTTCGTGGGAGCCGAGTTCGCGCTGATCTCGGTGCGCCGCAGCCAGATCGAACCGCTCGCCGAGGACGGCAACCGCCGCGCGCGCAGCGTCATTTGGGGCCTGGAACACGTCTCGGCCCTGATGGCGGCGGCCCAGCTCGGCATCACCCTGTGCACCCTGGTGCTCGGTGTGGTCGCCGAACCGGCCATCGCGCACCTGGTCGAGCCCGTCTTCGACGCCGTGGGCGTGCCGACCGGTCTCATCCACCCGGTCTCCTTCGTGCTCGCCCTGGCGATCGCGACGTATCTGCACATGCTGCTCGGCGAGATGGTGCCCAAGAACGTGGCGCTCGCCGAGCCGGCCCGCACCGCGCTGCTGCTCGGGCCGCCGCTCGTGACGCTGGCCAGGGCGCTACGTCCGGCGATCTTCGCGATCAACGCCTTCGCCAACGCCATCTTGAAACTTCTCAAGGTGGAGGCCAAGAGCGAGGTCGCCGCGACCTTCTCGGACGACGAGCTGGCCCGTCTCGTGACCGACGCGGGCGCCGCGGGACTGCTCGACGACCGCGCGGCCGGCCGGCTGCGCGACGCGCTGGAACTGGGGCGCCGCCCGGTGCGGGACGTGGTGGTTCCGCTGGACAAGGTGGTGCGGGCCGCGGTCGGCACCACACCCGCGGAGCTGGAGCGGCTCGCCGCGAGTTCCGGGTACTCCCGCTTCCCGGTCGTCGACGACGGCAGCCGCATCCTGGGCTATCTCCACGTCAAGGACGCCCTCGACGCCTCGCCGCGCGACGTGGCCTTCCCGGTCGCCGCGCTGCGTCCGATCGCCCGGGTGCGCGCCGCGACGCCGCTGGACGACGTCCTGACAGCGATGCGCCGCAGCCGTACACATCTGGCGGCGGCGCTCGGCGAGGACGGCAAGCTGGCCGGCCTGGTCACGATGGAGGACGTGCTGCGGGAACTGGTGGGGCCTCCGGCCGCGGCCTAA
- a CDS encoding class I SAM-dependent methyltransferase, with the protein MAPRTTIAPDAVHHPVFARFYARYSEAVDLKAGIARHRAELLDGLSGRVIEIGAGNGLNFAHYPAAVSEVVALEPERTLRQLAVRAALMAEVPVDVVPGAAEALPVKSEAFDAAVASLVLCSVRDLPRALGEIRRVLRPGGELRFFEHGRAEGRVLATVQRGLDRTVWPMLFGGCHTARDPLGAIEAAGFEMVGHRHLRVPERGIPAPSSPCVLGVARRPALGPDE; encoded by the coding sequence ATGGCGCCGCGCACCACGATCGCACCGGATGCCGTGCACCATCCGGTGTTCGCCCGCTTCTACGCCCGCTACAGCGAGGCGGTCGACCTGAAGGCCGGGATCGCCCGGCACCGCGCCGAGCTCCTCGACGGCCTGTCGGGGCGCGTCATCGAGATCGGCGCCGGGAACGGGCTCAACTTCGCGCACTATCCGGCGGCCGTGTCCGAGGTGGTGGCGCTGGAACCGGAGCGCACGCTGAGGCAGTTGGCGGTCCGGGCGGCACTCATGGCCGAGGTCCCGGTGGACGTGGTGCCGGGCGCGGCGGAGGCGCTGCCGGTCAAGAGCGAGGCCTTCGACGCGGCGGTCGCCTCGTTGGTGCTGTGTTCGGTACGCGATCTGCCCCGCGCGCTCGGCGAGATCCGCCGCGTGCTGCGTCCGGGCGGTGAGCTGCGCTTCTTCGAGCACGGCAGGGCCGAGGGCCGGGTGCTCGCGACCGTGCAGCGCGGCTTGGACCGCACGGTGTGGCCGATGCTGTTCGGCGGCTGCCACACGGCGCGCGACCCGCTGGGCGCGATCGAGGCGGCGGGCTTCGAAATGGTCGGCCACCGCCACCTGCGGGTGCCGGAGCGGGGCATCCCTGCGCCCTCGTCGCCGTGCGTCCTGGGCGTGGCCCGCCGGCCCGCGCTCGGCCCTGACGAGTAG